Proteins encoded together in one Solanum lycopersicum chromosome 7, SLM_r2.1 window:
- the LOC101263130 gene encoding transcription initiation factor IIF subunit beta: MEEDHGNSNSSITVDTTKWDRSVWLMKCPLVVSKSWQSQAAASSSSSDSPQVAKVIVSVDPLRSDDSSALQFTMEMGGNDVGNMPKSYSLNMFQDFVPMCVLSETGQGRVTMEGKVEHKFDMTPHTRNMEEYRKMCRERTNKSMIKNRQIQVIDNDRGVNMRPMPGMIGMIASSSKDKKKAVPVKGPEVKRTRRDRGELEDIMFKLFERQPNWTLKQLVQETDQPAQFLKEILNELCVYNKRGTNQGTYELKPEYKKSVEETGAE; encoded by the exons ATGGAGGAAGATCATGGAAACAGCAACAGTAGTATAACAGTGGATACAACAAAATGGGACAGATCAGTGTGGTTAATGAAGTGTCCTTTAGTTGTCTCCAAATCATGGCAGTCTCAAGCCGCAGCTTCATCTTCCTCCTCAGATTCCCCCCAAGTTGCTAAAGTTATTGTCTCTGTTGATCCTCTTCGTTCCGATGACTCATCTGCTCTGCAA TTCACTATGGAGATGGGTGGAAATGACGTTGGAAATATGCCGAAAAGTTACTCCTTGAACATGTTCCAAGACTTCGTCCCAATGTGTGTGCTCTCAGAGACAGGTCAAG GAAGAGTTACCATGGAAGGAAAGGTTGAACATAAGTTTGATATGACACCTCACACTCGTAACATGGAGGAGTACCGAAAAATGTGTCGTGAAAGGACAAATAAGTCAATGATCAAGAACAGACAAATACAG GTCATTGACAATGATCGTGGAGTCAATATGAGGCCAATGCCGGGGATGATTGGCATGATTGCATCCAGTTCTAAG GATAAGAAGAAAGCAGTTCCTGTTAAGGGACCGGAAGTCAAGAGAACTAGAAGGGACCGTGGCGAACTGGAAGATATCATGTTCAAGCTTTTTGAAAGACAACCTAATTGGACTTTGAAGCAGTTAGTACAAGAAACAGATCAACCTGCG CAATTTTTGAAAGAGATACTGAATGAGCTTTGCGTGTACAATAAAAGAGGAACAAACCAAGGCACATATGAATTGAAGCCAGAGTATAAGAAATCGGTGGAGGAAACAGGTGCTGAATGA